One window of Thermocoleostomius sinensis A174 genomic DNA carries:
- a CDS encoding PAM68 family protein, giving the protein MSPKLPDSSSSSSDADRQPLPFEPVKSRKQVARKPEQRVAKSPTAVPKPAASSSSSPRLNAHSTAGIPERVSRRMVKRMAVFCGLPTFLGMSTFVVSYLVIANDLYAVPTYAVLLVSLGFFGLGVVGLSYGALSASWDEDIPGSRLGFAEFATNWGRMTGTWQAQRKAAREAARNNPKRG; this is encoded by the coding sequence ATGTCTCCCAAGTTGCCCGATTCAAGCTCTAGTTCATCAGATGCTGATCGCCAGCCCCTGCCCTTCGAGCCAGTCAAAAGCCGCAAGCAAGTCGCTCGCAAACCTGAACAAAGAGTTGCCAAATCCCCCACTGCTGTCCCAAAGCCAGCCGCATCTAGTTCATCTTCCCCTCGATTGAACGCTCACTCAACCGCTGGAATTCCAGAAAGGGTTAGCCGTCGCATGGTAAAGCGAATGGCAGTTTTTTGTGGACTGCCGACGTTCCTGGGGATGTCTACGTTTGTGGTCAGCTATCTCGTCATCGCTAATGATCTCTATGCAGTCCCTACCTATGCTGTGTTGCTGGTAAGTTTGGGCTTTTTTGGTCTGGGTGTTGTGGGTTTAAGCTACGGGGCGCTGTCGGCCTCATGGGATGAAGACATACCAGGCAGTCGGTTGGGGTTTGCTGAGTTTGCAACAAATTGGGGACGGATGACCGGGACTTGGCAGGCGCAACGAAAAGCGGCACGGGAAGCAGCACGTAACAATCCTAAACGAGGGTAG
- the aroF gene encoding 3-deoxy-7-phosphoheptulonate synthase has product MIVVMKVGAPDEEVARLNQEFQSWGLTPETIVGKHKTVIGLVGDTIDLDALQMQDMSPWIEQVLRVEKPFKRVSREYRHGEPSEVMVPTPNDVIPFSEQAPIVVVAGPCSVENEAMIIETAQRVKASGAQFLRGGAYKPRTSPYAFQGHGESALELLAAARAASGLGIITEVMDTADLDRIAEVADVLQVGARNMQNFSLLKKVGAQDKPVLLKRGMSATIDEWLMAAEYILAAGNPNVILCERGIRTFDRQYARNTLDLAVIPVLRSLTHLPIMIDPSHGTGKAEYVPAMAMAAIAAGTDALMIEVHPNPAKALSDGPQSLTPERFDRLMQAELSLIGQATGRWPKPAAMAL; this is encoded by the coding sequence ATGATCGTGGTCATGAAAGTTGGTGCTCCTGATGAGGAAGTGGCTCGGCTCAATCAGGAGTTTCAGTCCTGGGGACTGACACCAGAAACGATTGTGGGCAAACACAAAACCGTAATTGGTTTAGTGGGAGACACGATCGATCTAGATGCCCTACAAATGCAGGATATGAGTCCCTGGATTGAACAGGTATTGCGGGTAGAGAAGCCGTTCAAGCGGGTCAGCCGCGAGTATCGTCATGGTGAACCCAGTGAGGTGATGGTGCCTACTCCTAATGACGTCATCCCGTTTAGCGAACAGGCGCCGATTGTGGTGGTGGCCGGTCCTTGCTCGGTGGAAAACGAAGCCATGATAATTGAAACGGCCCAGCGCGTCAAGGCATCAGGTGCTCAATTTCTGCGGGGCGGCGCTTACAAGCCGCGTACCTCGCCCTATGCTTTTCAAGGTCACGGCGAAAGCGCCTTGGAATTGCTGGCAGCGGCACGAGCGGCCAGTGGCTTGGGCATTATTACCGAGGTGATGGACACTGCTGATCTTGACAGAATTGCGGAAGTAGCCGACGTGCTTCAGGTGGGCGCTCGCAACATGCAGAATTTTTCGCTGTTGAAGAAGGTGGGGGCGCAAGATAAGCCAGTACTGCTAAAGCGCGGCATGTCTGCCACGATCGACGAGTGGTTGATGGCAGCAGAATATATTTTGGCAGCTGGCAATCCCAATGTGATTTTGTGCGAGCGTGGTATTCGCACCTTCGATCGACAATATGCCCGCAATACCTTAGATCTCGCTGTCATTCCAGTGCTGCGATCGTTGACGCATCTGCCAATCATGATTGATCCTAGCCACGGCACGGGGAAAGCTGAATATGTCCCGGCGATGGCAATGGCAGCCATTGCAGCAGGCACAGATGCGTTGATGATTGAAGTGCACCCCAACCCTGCCAAAGCGCTTTCGGATGGACCCCAATCCCTCACTCCAGAGCGCTTCGATCGACTCATGCAAGCAGAATTATCGCTGATTGGGCAGGCGACAGGGCGCTGGCCAAAACCTGCGGCAATGGCTCTCTAG